Sequence from the Armatimonadota bacterium genome:
AAGCCCCACGCTTGAATCGTCCACGACCGCTGGTCTGTTGGTGTCCGCTTCCTCGGCAATCGATGTACTTTTGGCCCATGGGTTCCAGATCGTTGCAACGATGAGCAATACTCCCCCCAGAAAGATCACCAGCGATGACCCAGCAAGGTTCAACTCAATATTAGAGCCGGGGATCTTGACAGTGTTCTTGCCCTTCGTGCCCTTGATCGCAAACAGAATTATGCCTGCGAAGATGACAAGCGTGCCAACGATTTGGACGGAGTTCATTTCTTCTCACACCGAATTGCAACGGCCCTACGCAGGCAATCGAGGCGGCACGGTCGTGTCGACGTGCGGCGAGACGGTATCGAGGACAACGTCGGTCAAATTCTGGGACCATGGAATTAACTCCGCTTCTGAAATGATCAAGTAGTCTGCCATTAGGGACTGAGATTACCAGTCCATGCCTTTATTGGACCTTGGTTCAAGTTGACTTTCTCGTGATGTTACGCCCCGATCTCCCAAGTCACGGCCCGGAACTCTCTGAACACGCCTGCGATCCCCACCCTGCACACCGCTCCCGCAGGTTCATTTGAACCTGGACCAGCCTGGCCTACATTGCTTTCTGCTAATATTGTCGTTACAAGGATTCGCCCATGCAACAAGGATTCAAGATCTGCCCGAAGTGCGGACTTCAAGCAGCACTAAACCAGCAGCAGTGCGTTCATTGCCTGCATGTCTACAAGACCGACTTCTCAAATAAGACGGTCGCGATGCCGTCACATTCCCAGCGGTTGATCGCCAGAAGGAGATTTCCTTGGGGTTGGGCTGTGGCCCTGGTGCTTGCCGGAATCGCCATTTATGGCGGAGTGAAAGTCCTGACCCCGACTCCCGCAGAAAGACTGATTGGCTCGTGGGCTACTGTGTCCGGGCCACTCGAAGTTCTCACATTCTTCGATGAACAACATGGTATGACAGTGGGCGAATCAGGGGTAGAGCACCAATTCGTGTGGTCGACGTCGAGCGACATCGTGTACATCGAGTTTCCAGACGACAAAATGGGCTACAACTTCCGCTACTGGATCGATGGCGAAATTCTAATTATAAACAGCATGCGGTACGCACGCCAAGAAGAAATGCCTCGCCGGCCGGCCGAGAACATCCTTACGCCCGATCAGATTGACTCTCAATCGCGCACAGCCGCGCCGGCTGCCAGCCAGCCGCCAGCGGTGTCAACGGCCACCGATATCCGCTCCTCGCGCGACATTCTGGATAAGATAAACATCGGTATGAAGGGCAACACAATAGTCGCTATTCTTGGTCCAGCCGACAAGACGAGTTACTTCGGCCCAGAAGGGCAGTTAAACAGGCTTCTCACCTACCACACCAGCGACGGGCCCATATACATTAAGATCACTTATCCCAATCATGTCGATTCCATTACGACTTACAACCCACTGATGTCTTCGTACGATCCGTTGATTTACCCTCCCTAACCACATCTGGCGACACGTTCGCCTCTGCGCTGATTGCGACCGTGCCGAACAGCTCCCGCGACAGCCCGCGACGCGCTAAATATCGTTGTACAAATAGAACTCGTACGGGTGCGGCTGCAGCTCGACTGCCCGCACCTCGAACTCCATCTTGTAGTCGATGTACGCGGTCAGAAGATCCTCGGTAAACACGTCGCCCTTCGTCAAGTAGTCGTGATCGCGGGCCAAGTTCTCCAGCACTAAACGCAACGAGCCAGGCGTCATCGCGATGTCGGCCTTCTCCTCTGGCGGCAGGTCGTACAGGTCCTTGTCGATCGGTTTCGGCGGCTCGATCCTGTTCTGGATGCCGTCGAGCCCGGCCATCAGCATCGCAGAGAACGCCAGGTACGGGTTGCAGCTCGGATCGGGCACCCGGAACTCGACCCGCTTGGACTTCGGCGAAGTGCTGTATATCGGGATGCGGACGCAGGCTGAGCGGTTGCGCGCAGAGTAGATCAGGTTGATCGGCGCTTCGAATCCTGCCACGAGCCGGCGGTAAGAGTTAGTCGATGGATTGGTGAAGGCTAGCATCGACGGAGCGTGCTTAAGCAGCCCGCCAATGTACCAGCGGGCCTGGTCGCTGAGGCCCGCGTAGCCGTTTTCGTCGTACATGATGTTCTCGCCGTTCTTCCAAATCGACTGGTGGCAGTGCATCCCGCTGCCGTTGTCGTCCATGACCGGCTTCGGCATGAACGTCGCCATCATGCCGTACATCGTGGCGGTGTTCTTGATGACGTACTTGTACTTCATCATTTTGTCGGCCATGAGGAGCATGTCGTCGAACTTGATGTCGATCTCGCACTGGCCGGGCGCGCCCACCTCGTGATGGTGCAGCTCGACCTCCACCCCGACCTCTTCGAGCATGAGCACCATCT
This genomic interval carries:
- the glnA gene encoding type I glutamate--ammonia ligase codes for the protein MSVKSALDQIASQECQFVDFRFTDVFGVWHHFSIPVSQLSADIFEDGIGFDGSSIRGFQSIDQSDMLLMPDPTTLFFDPFPQHKTAVMIGDIEDPITRQRYTRDPRFIAHKAEQYLKSTGIGDTASFGPEAEFFVFDRMSYQNTPQHASFTVDSVEAHWNSNNEEAIGFTNRPKGGYFPCPPGDKLQDLRSEMVLMLEEVGVEVELHHHEVGAPGQCEIDIKFDDMLLMADKMMKYKYVIKNTATMYGMMATFMPKPVMDDNGSGMHCHQSIWKNGENIMYDENGYAGLSDQARWYIGGLLKHAPSMLAFTNPSTNSYRRLVAGFEAPINLIYSARNRSACVRIPIYSTSPKSKRVEFRVPDPSCNPYLAFSAMLMAGLDGIQNRIEPPKPIDKDLYDLPPEEKADIAMTPGSLRLVLENLARDHDYLTKGDVFTEDLLTAYIDYKMEFEVRAVELQPHPYEFYLYNDI